Genomic window (Bacillota bacterium):
AAACAAACTGGGTTTTATGGGTGGTTGCAGAACTTGCAGCAATGGCGACTGATCTTGCCGAATTTCTCGGCGGAACATTAGGGTTTTACCTGTTACTTAGAATACCTATGGTTTACTCCGCAATACTTACATGTATAATTACTTTTATAATCGTATACCTTGAAAAGTATGGGCAAAAGCTGGTTGAAAGCATTATTACTGTGCTTGTTGTGGTCATAAGCGCTGCATATGGGATAGAGCTTTTTCTCGCTAAACCGGACTGGGTGCAGGTCGGGCTTCATACAATACTGCCGTCGCTTCCAAACGGAAAAGCAGTCTATTTAGCGGCAGGGATGCTTGGAGCAACGGTAATGCCTCATGTAATATACCTGCATTCCCAGCTTGTACAATGCAGAAATACTTGTAATAGCGAGCTTAGCAAAAAAAAGCATATCAAAATGGAAAGGATAGATATAATAATCGCGATGAATATCGCATTTATAATAAATGCGGCAATGGTTATTGTTTCGGCGTCTGTGTTTAACAAAAACGGTATTATCGTGGATACAATTGAACAAGCACATAAGTCGCTCGAACCGCTTCTCGGATCAATGTCGAGCATGATATTCGGTATCGCGCTTCTTGCATCGGGGCTATCCTCATCGGCTGTCGGTACAATGGCGGGACAGACAATTATGAAAGGATTCGTGGGACTTGACATTCCGCTGAACCTAAGAAGAATAATAACAATGGCACCCGGAGTTTTGATCATAGCGCTCGGAGTAAACCCAATGGATGCACTTGTTTTAAGTCAGGTATCTCTTAGCTTTGCGCTGCCCTTAGCAATCATACCAATGATTATAATTACTAACAAAAAGAGCCTAATGGGGCGTTTCAAAAATACAAAACTTGCCACCATAATAGGATATTGCATTACAGCA
Coding sequences:
- a CDS encoding Nramp family divalent metal transporter, with the translated sequence MNPSILNVRTAGKSYSWTVKVRQFLSYIGPAFIVSVAYIDPGNFATNISGGSVFGYKLIWVILWSNLMAIFLQSMSAKLGIATGRNLPELCGEVFSRKTNWVLWVVAELAAMATDLAEFLGGTLGFYLLLRIPMVYSAILTCIITFIIVYLEKYGQKLVESIITVLVVVISAAYGIELFLAKPDWVQVGLHTILPSLPNGKAVYLAAGMLGATVMPHVIYLHSQLVQCRNTCNSELSKKKHIKMERIDIIIAMNIAFIINAAMVIVSASVFNKNGIIVDTIEQAHKSLEPLLGSMSSMIFGIALLASGLSSSAVGTMAGQTIMKGFVGLDIPLNLRRIITMAPGVLIIALGVNPMDALVLSQVSLSFALPLAIIPMIIITNKKSLMGRFKNTKLATIIGYCITAIIITLNVMLLFCTFSGRV